The Streptomyces sp. WZ-12 genome segment GACGAGTGGGCACGTGCCCACCATAGTGGGCGCATGCCCACTATGCCGCCTTCGGGGCCCGATCCCCGTCAACGCAGCGAGCTGGCCCAGTCGTTCGGCACGGACGCGGAACGCTACGACCGCACCCGGCCCCGCTATCCCGACGCCCTCGTGCAGCGCATCGTCGCCGGCCGGGCCGGTCTCGACGTGCTCGACGTCGGCTGCGGTACGGGGATCGTCGCCCGGCAGTTCGAGGCGGCCGGCTGTCGGGTGCTCGGGGTCGAGCCGGACGCGCGGATGGCCGAGGTGGCCCGGCGACTGGGCGGCACGGCGGAGGTGGCGCGGTTCGAGGACTGGGACCCGGCCGGCCGGGAGTTCGACGCGGTGGTCGCCGGCACCGCCTGGCACTGGATCGATCCGGTCGCGGGCGCCGCCCGGGCCGCGCGGGCGCTGCGCCCCGGCGGCCGGTTGGCGCCGTTCTGGAACGTCTTCCGCTTTCCGCCCGAGATCGGGGCGGCCGTCGCCGCGGCCTGTCAACGGGCGCTGCCCGACGCGCCGTTCGACTTCTCGGCGATGGCGACGGGGGCGCTCGACGCCTACCAGGGGCGGTTCGCCGGGATCGCCGACGGGATCCGGACGGCCGGCGGGTTCGGCGAGCCGGAGCAGTGGCGGGTCGACTGGGAGTGGAGTTACACGCGGGACGCGTGGCTGGATCAGATGCCCACTCAGGGACCTTTCACCCGGCTTCCGCCGGAGGCGCTGGACGAGGTGTTGGCGGGGGTCGGTGCCGCCATCGACGCGGCCGGCGGCGGCTTCACCATGCGGTACGCGACGGTGGCGGTCACGGCCGTACGCGCCGGGCCCGGCCGGTCCGTGACCGTGGTCTGATCGCTTGCCGCGCGTGTCTGTGCGTACCCGTACGCGTCCGTAGGCACCTGCGTGAGGTGCACGTACCTGCGGTGCGCCCCCGCGTGCCGTACGGCACGCGGGCCTCCCGTTGGCCGGGGCGGGCGACGGCCCCGGCCAACGCGCATGGCCGGGGCGGACGCCCGTAAGCGGGGCTCAGCGGTGAGGGCGGTCGGCGCACCAGCCGGGAGCGGCGCCGAGGGGGCGGATGTAGCGGGCCGAGGCCCATGCGTAACGGCCCCCACGAAGCTTGTACCAGCGCGGATTGCCGCGCACGTGCTGGCCGTTCACCTTGCACACGAGGGTGACGACCTCGCCGTGCCGGAGCGAACCCACCGCCCGGTAGTCGGTGCCCGGTCCGGTCCGGACCGTCAGCTCGTGCCTGGCGATGACGCGGCCTTCGTACGGGCCGTGGGCGGTGGCCGCGGGGGGCGAAGCCGGGCTCGCGGCCACCGCCGCGCCAGTGCCGAGGACACCGCAGAGAAGCCCCGCGCTCGCCAACGCGGCGGCGCCCCTGCGGAACGTGGAGAGGTGTGTCATGGCCATCCTCCTGGTCGAGGTCCGTCCGGCGATCCGGACGAGTCGGTCCGATGCCAGGCTGCCCGCGCCGGTGCCCGGGTGGCTCGTCGGTTGGCTGAAATTCACCATGACGGGAACGCGTCGAATGCCTGCGCGGTGTTTGCCGGTTGGCGGTCCGGGCGCCGCCGAGCTGCCGTCGGCCGCCGGGTGCGAGCGAGGGGGCCGGCGCTCGCGTCGCACTGCCACTGGACCGAACCCCGGGCCTCATGAGCCTCATTGACTCCGGCGCACAACTGTTCATCATATGAAAAATCCGGATGGCGACGTTGCCGGGGCGTGGGCGGGGAATTCGTTTCTGCGGGGCGGATGGGCCCCCGCGCCCCTGTGCCGCTGCTTGCGGGTGGGGGCGGTGCTCGGCGCCGGAGGACGCACATGCTGATGGTCACGGACCTGCTTGCGGACTGCCTCCGCGGCGAGGTGGCCCGACAGCTCGCCGGGCTTCCGCTCGACGTGGACGCGGCCCAACTCCCGCGCATCCGACGGGTGTTCATCGAGGCCGGACTGGCCGCAGCGCGGGACCGGTCGACCGCGGCCTCCTGGGTGCAGTTCAACCTCGCGCCGGAACCGGAGCGCCAGCCCCCGGTGTACGACTGGCTGAACGCCGTGGCCCGCGAGCTGCTCGCCGCCGGTCGGGCGCGCAACTTCTTCTTCATGCACAAGGAGCCCGGCCTGCGGGTCAGGTTCGAGGCGTCGGACGGTGAAGTCGGGGCGCTGCGGGCGGAGTTGGAGCGCCGGTTTGTCGAAAGGGGCGGGTGGCGACTGCCGCCGCTGGGCGTGGTGTACGAGCCCGAGCAGTACCTCTTCGGCGGGCATGCGTCGATGGGGCACGTGCACCGCCTGTTCACCGTGGACTCGTTGGCCTGGTTGGACCACCATGCCCGCCGTCCCGGCCCCCGGGGAGAGGCCGCGGCCTGGCGGGTGTCGCTGCTGCTGTTGCGGGAGGTGATCTCGGGCCTCGGAGTGGTGGGTTGGGAACACCGGGGCGTGTGGGAAGCCGTGCGGGAGGACACTGGGCGCCGACTCCCCGACGGCGCCCATGGCGAGGAGGCCGGGGGTGGGGAACGGGCGGGATGGCAGCGCGCCGTCGAGGGGATCCGGCTGTTCTGGGAGCGGTCAGGGGAGGAGATGCTCGCGTCGTTCCCGGGGGAGGAGCGGGAGTCGCTCGCCGAGCGGGCGGCGGCCGTGGGCGAGGCGGCACGGCAGTGGCGGACCGGCTACTTCGAGTCGGGCACCGCCACCACCGGCCCGCGGCGCGCCGCCGCCTTCGCCGTGATCTTCCACTGGAACCGCGCGCGGATGTCGTACGCCCGGCAGTGCCTGCTGGCCGAGGCGCTCGCCGGGGACGAGGGGGCGCGATGATGCGCCGGCCGCTGGACGCCGTGGGGGCCCGGCCCCTGGTAGGTGACGCGACCCCCGCCGAAACCCTGGGTGGCACCGCGCTGTTGCGGCTCGCGGGGCTGCCGGGGGAGGTGTGGGCCTCGGCCGGCAACGCCCCGCTGTTCGCGCACGCCGCGGACCTGGCGGACGAGGGCGAGCGCCAGGCGGCCCGGGCCGGGGCGTTGGGAGACCGGCTCGGCGCGGCCGTCGTCCCGGCCCCGGAGCTACCCGCCGCCGCCCGCGGGGCGGTGCTCGCCCTCCGCCGTCGACTACACGCCGGCTGCGCCCCGGGGGACGCCGACGACGCCGTGCTGGCGGCGGTGGCCGGCGTCGATCCACAACTCTCCGGTGAGCTGGTGGAGTTGGGTGACGCGGCGCTACGGCTGGGTGTCGCCCGGGACCGGTTCGTCGCCGCGGTGGCCGCCGAGCGCGAACGGGTCGGCCGGTTGGCGCTCGACCTGCTGCACGCCGATCCCGTACTGCGGAACCACCTCGCCGCCACCGCACCCCGGATCGCCGCGGACTTCGAGCGGCGGGCCGCGGCGGGCGAACCCTGGCACGGCAGACGGCTGCGCAAGTACACCGGTTACGTGTGGCGGGTGGTCGCCCGGGCCGCCGCCAAGACCACTCCGCGGGGCTGGCTGGGGCAGTTGGCCGCCGTGCAGGTCAGGGCTCCGGGCGGCGCTCCGACCGGTCCGGACGCCGGGTGGCTCGACGCCCGATCGGGCGCGCTCGGCATCCCAAACCCTGGCGGTTTCAACCTCGTTGGCCCGTTTGTCGATCCGTCCGTGCAGGCGGGTGCGTTTGCCACCACCGCCATGGAGAACGTCCATCTGCTGTGGGAGCGGCTCCGGACCGCCGAACCGGTCGCCCTCGGCCCCGCCACGCACCTCGCGTTGACGCCGCTGCACCACCCGATGCCCACCGGCCTGTTGCGCTGCGCGGTCGTCGACACCGGCCAGCACGGCGCGCGCCTGCGTCGGGTCGAACTGCGCCGCACGCCGGTCCTCGACCTGGTCCTGGCGGCCCTGGTGACCGGCCCGCGCCCGCTCGCCGAGATCGAGGCGCTGCTGACCGTGCGGTTGCGTCCCGCGGAGCACGGCGCACAGGGCGACGCCCATCGACGGGCCGTTGCCGCGCTACGCGGACTCCTCGCGCATCTGCTGAAGTTGGGCGTCCTCCAGCGCTGCGCCGCTCCCCGGTTGCGGCACCCGGCCTGGGCCCCGGCCGCGCTCCTCCACACCGCCGACGACGATCCCGCAACCCCGGTGAACGGCGACCACCGCCACCCCGCGCCCCCGCCGCACCAAGGCACCCCAGACACCATCTGGTTCGTCGACTCCTACCGCGCCGTGGACACCGCCCTCGACCCCGTAGCCCTCGCCCGCATCACCCGCGGCCTGCGGCTCGCCACCCGCCTGTCCGCGCTGCGCTCCGCCGACCACACCCCGGCAGCGGCGGCCGATCCCAACCAGTGGTCGCCCGTCGAGGCGTTGGGCATCGGCCCCACCCCGCGTTCGGTCGCCGACCTGCTGACCGCGTCCCCCGACGACCCCGCGGATGCGACCGGGTCCACGGGAGACACGGCTACGGTCCGCACCACCCGCCGCCGTTACACGGGATGGCACCCCGCCCGGACCGCCGACTCCGGATACGCCCGGCTTCTCGCCCACCTCGCCGCCCGTCTCGACGCGGAACGGATCGACCTGGACGGCGCTTTGCTGGACGCGTGGGACGCCCCGGTCGCCGAACCGCCACTGCTCGCGGCCTGGCCGGCGGACTGTCTGCTGCGTCCGCTGACCACGGCCGGGCCGGTCGCCGTCCTGGAATCGGTCTCTCCGGCCGGGGTGCTCGACGCCCGGTTCGCCGAGGCGCTGCACAGCCTGCACGCCGCCCGGAACGGGTCCCCGGACCCAGTCACCCACGGCGGCTACCCCAACCCGGCCGCCTACCGCGCCTTCCTCACCACCGTCGAACGGGCCGCGGGCGTCCGCTTCGTCGAGCTGCTGGTGCCCCCCTTGGCCCCCCGCGCCGCCAACGCCGTACGCCGCCCCGTGTTGACGAACTGGTGTACCGGAGATCCGAACCTGGCGATGTACTACGGGAGTTGTGGGGAAGCGCGGACGGTTGGCGAGGCCGGCGGCGTCCCTCCCGTCCGGCATCTCCCACTCGACCGCATCACCCTCCGCTCCGAGGACGGCGGGTTCATCGCCGAGGCGGACGGGATGCGGATCCTCCCCGTGCACCATGCGACCCGGACCCCCGCCCCGCCCTACGACCGGCTCACCCGGCTGCTCATGACGGCCACGCATCCGGCCGCCCGGCACATGGTCCAACTCGGCGGGCTGATCGGCGCGTTCCCCGAGGCCGGGCGGGTGCCCCGGTTGTCGGTCGGCGGGGATCTGGTGGTCAGTCCGGCCCAGTGGCGGCTACGGGGCGACGAGTTCTGGCCGACGGACGCCCCCGAGGCGGACAAGGTGACCGCGTTGGCCGCGCTCCGCCGCTCGCGACGGCTGCCCCGCTTCTGCTTCGCCCGCACGACGCCCGCCGGCAAGCCCGTACCGGTGGACCTGGCGGCGCTGCCGGCCCTGCGGACGGTGGAGCGGCTGCGGGCCGCAACGTCGGACGGCGCGCTGATCATCGAGGAGGCCCTGCCGGAGCCTGGTCGCTCGCCGGTCCGCGACGCGGTGCACCACGGCGCGCCGGTCGCGGCGCAACTACACCTCAGGGTGCCGCACGACGCCCGCCCCGAGGAGTTGGCGGCCCGCGCCGCCGCGCCGCTGCGCGACTGGCTGGCCGCACCACCGCCTCGTATCGAGGCCACAGACGCCCCCGGACCCCGCTCGGGCGGGCGACCACCGGGGCGGAACGGAACACCCAGTCAAGGAGGACGACCGTGCCCACGACCATCGAACTGACCGACCTCGACGACCTCATTGGTGACCTGGACGCCCGGATCACCGAGTCCGAACTGCCCGACGCCCAGGGGATCACCCTGCTGTGCAGTGACGTCGGCGGGTGCGAGTCGGTGCCCTACTGCTCCGCGTACTACTGCTGACGGGGCCCGTATCGATGGGGGTGACAGTTCGCTGATTCTCCGTCAATACGGCTTTCCAGAAGACCGGTTGATCGAGTCGTCCGGTGGTTTCGCCGCCGGACGACTCTCCCTCCGAAGGACGCCAGACACCATGCACGACCACCCCACCGCGGGCCCCGCCACCGCGCCGCAGGACGCGTCCGGCGGCCGCCCGACGCCCCCGACCAGACCGATCGGCTCGACCCGCCTGGCCCGGCCCTTCGGTCCGGAGGCGGGTTGGCGGGCACATGCGCTCCAGGACGCGGTGTGGCTGCTCGACCGGTGGTCCGAACGGACGGCCGCCGGCCAGGCACCGGCCTCCGGAAGCGACCATCCGTCGGACCCGGGAGTCCCGGTCCTCGCCCATCTGTTGGCCGGCACCACCGAGGTTCCCTCCGCGACCGCCGTGGCCACCCGCGCCACCGCGTTGTGGGCCCGCGGGGCCGGGCGCGGGATGAGTCATCCGGGGCTCTACGACGGTGGACTGGCCGGCACCCTGGTCGGACTGCGCCAGGCAGCCACCCTCCACCCCGCGCTGCATCCGGTCGCCGACCGCCTGGCCGGCCAACTCCTCGAACGGGCCTCGACCGAGGCGGCGCGCGCCACCCGCGGCGCGGTCACCTTCCGCGACTACGACCTCATCCTCGGCCCCGCAGGCACCCTGCTCGCCATGAGCGTCGCGGCCCCCGGCCGGCCCGACCACCCCGACGGTGCCGGCCCGCACCACTCCCAGGCGCTGGCCCGCCTGGGCCGGTGCCTGGCCGCGCTGTGCGCCACCGCGGAACTCGACGGCCTGCGCACGCACTACCCCGGACATCCCCAACTGGGTTGGCTGCACGGCCGGATCAACACCGGCATGGGACACGGCGCGGCCGGCGTGCTGGTGGCCCTCACCGTGGCCGTCCGCCAGGCGGGCCGGGCAGACCGGTCGGGTGCCGATGGACCGGGAGTCGCACCGAGCGGAGCGCCGGAAGACCTGCCGGAACTGGTCGCGGCGCTGCGGCGGGTGCGCCGTTGGCTGCGGCGGCAGGCGTTCGTCGACGCGCGGGGCGTGCGCTCCTGGGACGGTGCGGGCCTGGGGGCCGCTCCGCCCGACGGGGCCCGCCGCAGACAGGCGTGGTGTTACGGCAACCCCGGCGTCGCCTGGGCGCTGTGGGACGCCGCGGACGCCTGCGACGACCACGACGACCGGGAGTTCGCCGCCGCGGCCTTCGCCAGTCTCGTCGCCGGCTACGACGAGGAGTTCCACCTCTTCGGCGACCACCTCGGCGACCGCCTGGGCCTCTGCCATGGCGCCGCCGGGGTCCTGGCCGTCGCCGACGCGCTGCACCGCCATGCCCAACTCCCCTCCGCCACCGCGCTGCGCGCGCGACTGCTGGAGCACCTGGACCGGCGGCGGTCGCAGACCCGTGCGCTCGGGGAGGAGCGCACGGCCCTGCTCAGCGGCGCCTGCGGCACCCTGAGCGCGGTCCTCACCACCACTGCCACCGGCACCGGCGGCCGCGGCTGGCTCCCGTGCCTCGGCCTGCGATGACCGCGCCCGGCGGCACCGTGCGGCCCGCTAGCCGCGCCGTTCACCCGACCGTAACCGCACAAGTAAGTGGGCGTTAACCCGACCATGAGTGATGTGAATGACCGCCTTCTCAGCCTCGTCGACGGC includes the following:
- a CDS encoding class I SAM-dependent methyltransferase; the encoded protein is MPTMPPSGPDPRQRSELAQSFGTDAERYDRTRPRYPDALVQRIVAGRAGLDVLDVGCGTGIVARQFEAAGCRVLGVEPDARMAEVARRLGGTAEVARFEDWDPAGREFDAVVAGTAWHWIDPVAGAARAARALRPGGRLAPFWNVFRFPPEIGAAVAAACQRALPDAPFDFSAMATGALDAYQGRFAGIADGIRTAGGFGEPEQWRVDWEWSYTRDAWLDQMPTQGPFTRLPPEALDEVLAGVGAAIDAAGGGFTMRYATVAVTAVRAGPGRSVTVV
- a CDS encoding lantibiotic dehydratase produces the protein MMRRPLDAVGARPLVGDATPAETLGGTALLRLAGLPGEVWASAGNAPLFAHAADLADEGERQAARAGALGDRLGAAVVPAPELPAAARGAVLALRRRLHAGCAPGDADDAVLAAVAGVDPQLSGELVELGDAALRLGVARDRFVAAVAAERERVGRLALDLLHADPVLRNHLAATAPRIAADFERRAAAGEPWHGRRLRKYTGYVWRVVARAAAKTTPRGWLGQLAAVQVRAPGGAPTGPDAGWLDARSGALGIPNPGGFNLVGPFVDPSVQAGAFATTAMENVHLLWERLRTAEPVALGPATHLALTPLHHPMPTGLLRCAVVDTGQHGARLRRVELRRTPVLDLVLAALVTGPRPLAEIEALLTVRLRPAEHGAQGDAHRRAVAALRGLLAHLLKLGVLQRCAAPRLRHPAWAPAALLHTADDDPATPVNGDHRHPAPPPHQGTPDTIWFVDSYRAVDTALDPVALARITRGLRLATRLSALRSADHTPAAAADPNQWSPVEALGIGPTPRSVADLLTASPDDPADATGSTGDTATVRTTRRRYTGWHPARTADSGYARLLAHLAARLDAERIDLDGALLDAWDAPVAEPPLLAAWPADCLLRPLTTAGPVAVLESVSPAGVLDARFAEALHSLHAARNGSPDPVTHGGYPNPAAYRAFLTTVERAAGVRFVELLVPPLAPRAANAVRRPVLTNWCTGDPNLAMYYGSCGEARTVGEAGGVPPVRHLPLDRITLRSEDGGFIAEADGMRILPVHHATRTPAPPYDRLTRLLMTATHPAARHMVQLGGLIGAFPEAGRVPRLSVGGDLVVSPAQWRLRGDEFWPTDAPEADKVTALAALRRSRRLPRFCFARTTPAGKPVPVDLAALPALRTVERLRAATSDGALIIEEALPEPGRSPVRDAVHHGAPVAAQLHLRVPHDARPEELAARAAAPLRDWLAAPPPRIEATDAPGPRSGGRPPGRNGTPSQGGRPCPRPSN
- a CDS encoding lanthionine synthetase LanC family protein, producing the protein MHDHPTAGPATAPQDASGGRPTPPTRPIGSTRLARPFGPEAGWRAHALQDAVWLLDRWSERTAAGQAPASGSDHPSDPGVPVLAHLLAGTTEVPSATAVATRATALWARGAGRGMSHPGLYDGGLAGTLVGLRQAATLHPALHPVADRLAGQLLERASTEAARATRGAVTFRDYDLILGPAGTLLAMSVAAPGRPDHPDGAGPHHSQALARLGRCLAALCATAELDGLRTHYPGHPQLGWLHGRINTGMGHGAAGVLVALTVAVRQAGRADRSGADGPGVAPSGAPEDLPELVAALRRVRRWLRRQAFVDARGVRSWDGAGLGAAPPDGARRRQAWCYGNPGVAWALWDAADACDDHDDREFAAAAFASLVAGYDEEFHLFGDHLGDRLGLCHGAAGVLAVADALHRHAQLPSATALRARLLEHLDRRRSQTRALGEERTALLSGACGTLSAVLTTTATGTGGRGWLPCLGLR
- a CDS encoding SH3 domain-containing protein, whose translation is MTHLSTFRRGAAALASAGLLCGVLGTGAAVAASPASPPAATAHGPYEGRVIARHELTVRTGPGTDYRAVGSLRHGEVVTLVCKVNGQHVRGNPRWYKLRGGRYAWASARYIRPLGAAPGWCADRPHR
- a CDS encoding thiopeptide-type bacteriocin biosynthesis protein; protein product: MLMVTDLLADCLRGEVARQLAGLPLDVDAAQLPRIRRVFIEAGLAAARDRSTAASWVQFNLAPEPERQPPVYDWLNAVARELLAAGRARNFFFMHKEPGLRVRFEASDGEVGALRAELERRFVERGGWRLPPLGVVYEPEQYLFGGHASMGHVHRLFTVDSLAWLDHHARRPGPRGEAAAWRVSLLLLREVISGLGVVGWEHRGVWEAVREDTGRRLPDGAHGEEAGGGERAGWQRAVEGIRLFWERSGEEMLASFPGEERESLAERAAAVGEAARQWRTGYFESGTATTGPRRAAAFAVIFHWNRARMSYARQCLLAEALAGDEGAR